One genomic region from uncultured Subdoligranulum sp. encodes:
- a CDS encoding ABC transporter ATP-binding protein, with protein sequence MKAIYEAQGLYKWYGRKAALNGATFSVQPGKLVGLLGPNGSGKTTLLKISAGLLTANGGEVRIDGQRPGIATRQVTSYLPDRMSLPTEMRAEDAVSLYEDFFTDFDAGKARAMLADLHIEARDRIGAMSKGTQEKMQLCLTMSRAAKLYLLDEPLGGVDPAARDYILHTILCNYSEEAALVLSTHLIGDIEKALDEVIFLKEGAVMRQVGVDALREETGQSVDEYFREVYKC encoded by the coding sequence ATGAAGGCAATCTATGAAGCACAGGGCCTGTATAAATGGTATGGCCGCAAGGCGGCGCTGAATGGGGCTACCTTTTCGGTGCAGCCCGGCAAACTGGTGGGGCTGCTGGGCCCCAACGGCAGCGGCAAGACGACGCTGCTCAAAATTTCCGCCGGATTGCTGACGGCCAACGGCGGCGAGGTACGTATTGACGGGCAGCGGCCCGGCATCGCCACCAGGCAGGTGACCAGCTATCTGCCGGACCGGATGTCCCTGCCCACCGAGATGCGGGCGGAGGATGCCGTCAGCCTGTACGAGGATTTTTTCACGGATTTCGATGCAGGCAAAGCCCGGGCCATGCTGGCGGACCTGCACATCGAGGCACGGGACCGCATCGGCGCCATGAGCAAGGGCACCCAGGAAAAGATGCAGCTCTGCCTGACGATGAGCCGCGCGGCCAAGCTGTATCTGCTGGACGAACCGCTGGGCGGCGTGGACCCGGCGGCGCGGGACTACATTCTGCACACCATCCTGTGCAACTACAGCGAGGAGGCGGCGCTGGTACTTTCCACCCACCTGATCGGGGATATTGAAAAAGCCCTGGATGAAGTAATCTTTTTAAAGGAAGGCGCTGTGATGCGCCAGGTGGGGGTGGACGCTCTGCGGGAGGAAACCGGGCAGAGCGTGGATGAATATTTCCGGGAGGTATACAAATGCTGA